The window GAGCGGGCGGTACGGCGGCAGCGGCCGGACGGTATGGCGGTGCCGGGCGGGCGGGTGGGCGTACGGGTTCGGGGCGGCCGCACTCGGGGGCGCTCGGCGGGCCGGGCGACGAGGGTGGGCGCGACGGGCGCGGTTACGACTACGGTGGAGGGGTGCACGACGAGCCGATCGACCCGTTCAACGGCGACCCCGCCGATCCGTCAGCGGGCCTCGACGACCCCGTCGAGGACGCCGACCTTGATCCGCTTTCCGAGGTCGAGCGGCAGGATGTCCTGGAGGACCTGGCCGACCTGGAGATCTACCAGGCGTTGCTGGGGCCGACCGGCGTCCGTGGCCTGGTGATCGAGTGCGAGGACTGCCACGAGCCGCACTACTTCGACTGGGACCTGCTCCGGGGCAACCTGCGGCACCTGCTCAGCTCCGGCCGGCCGAGGGTGCACGAGCCGGCTTTCGATCCCGACCCCGACCACTACGTGACCTGGGAATACGCCCGGGGCTACGCCGATGGGGTGCACGACACCCTGGCCGAGGGAACCGACGACGACGAGGAAGACCCGTCGACCTGACCCGGTGACCGACCGGCCCGCACCCCGGCGGGGAGCCGGTGTTGGCGTACGGCTCAGGCGACCAGACCGGCTCGGAAGCCGGCGGCTACCGCGTGGGCCCGGTCCCGGGCGCCGAGCTTGCGGAACAGCCGGCGGGCGTGGGTCTTGACGGTGTCCTCCGAGACGAACAGCTCCCGGCCGATCTCCGCGTTGCTCTTTCCGTCCGCCATGCCGAGCAGCACCTGCAACTCCCGCTCGGTCAACGCCGCGCGCCGCAGCGGGCCGGTCGCACCGGGTCCGGCGGCGGCCGCCGCAGGTCGACCGTAACCACCGGTGTTCGCCGGGTCGCCCCGCCGGGGGCCGGTGAACCGGTTGTCCGGGGGCGTGTTCGTCCGGGCGTCGGAGCCGTCGGCCGGCGGGCCGTCGCCGTCGGCGGGAGCCCGATGCTCGCCGGGAACGTCGTCGCCGCGCTGTACCGGAACCACGGTCGGCCCGGTCTGCGGATTGGCCCCACCGGTGTCGTCCGCCGCGTCGGCCCGTCCGCCGTGGTCCGAGCCGAGCGCCGGGCCGGTCACCACCGGACCGCTCCCGCCGGGAACCGCACCGGGGCGCGCCGGCAGTCGTGAGGCCGCACCGGACAACCGTTCGGCGGTGGCCCGTCCGGCGGCACCGGCGACCTCAGCGGGCAGGGGTGCGCCGGTCGACCCGCCGGCACCGGTGAGCCCGGTGCCCCGGCCGCCCCGACCGGGCGTACTGAGCAGGAGCATCGCCTTCGCCACCACACTGACCAGGTCGTGGTCGCCGCCGGGCAGCAGTCCCCGACCGCCGGCCGCGATGACCGCCGCCGCGACGCCGGGTTCCTCCGCCCCGAGCAGCAGGATCGCCGCCCCGGGGGCGCGGGCCAGCACCCGTCGGGTGAAACCCACGCTGTCCGGCCGGGTGAGCGCGGTGTCGACCAGCAGCACGTCGGCCGGGCGTTCGGCCAGGCGCAGCATCACCTCGGGATCGGAGATCGCCGTACGCACCACGGCCGCCAGCCCGAGCCGGGCCGCGGCGGACGCGACGCTCTGCGCCGCGAGCGGTGTCCGGACACAGACGAGGACAGTACGCACGGTGGTCTCCTTTCCCCCTGACGAGCAGACCACGACCGCCACTGATCATGACGAGTTTCCGGCTGATGGAAAGCAAACTTTTTGCCCGTTCCGGCTGGTTCCACGGACTTACCGCCCTGCTGGCGCCACCTGAGGCGGTCTGACCGGTGGCTCGCCGCGTCCGGACCGACGCCGGCGGGGACGGAAATGATCAGGTTCGGACGATCAGACACGTGTGATGGAACGGCGGGCTGGGTATGGCGGAACCGAGGCCGGAATCGGGCGTGTCAACGCGGCCCGCCGCCCGGACACCGGCCTTGGTCGAGTGTCCATCGCGGTGCCGCGGGAGGAGGGTTGCAGATGTCGAACGTACGCAGACTGCCCGGACCCATCGTCGATCTGTGGGAATGGCAACGGTTCGGGGCCTGCCGAGGGCGCGACACCGCGCAGTTCTTCCATCCCGATGGTGAGCGTGGGGCGTCCCGCAACCGCCGGGAGACGGGGGCGAAG of the Micromonospora sp. NBC_01796 genome contains:
- a CDS encoding response regulator transcription factor gives rise to the protein MRTVLVCVRTPLAAQSVASAAARLGLAAVVRTAISDPEVMLRLAERPADVLLVDTALTRPDSVGFTRRVLARAPGAAILLLGAEEPGVAAAVIAAGGRGLLPGGDHDLVSVVAKAMLLLSTPGRGGRGTGLTGAGGSTGAPLPAEVAGAAGRATAERLSGAASRLPARPGAVPGGSGPVVTGPALGSDHGGRADAADDTGGANPQTGPTVVPVQRGDDVPGEHRAPADGDGPPADGSDARTNTPPDNRFTGPRRGDPANTGGYGRPAAAAAGPGATGPLRRAALTERELQVLLGMADGKSNAEIGRELFVSEDTVKTHARRLFRKLGARDRAHAVAAGFRAGLVA
- a CDS encoding DUF5319 domain-containing protein — translated: MHDEPIDPFNGDPADPSAGLDDPVEDADLDPLSEVERQDVLEDLADLEIYQALLGPTGVRGLVIECEDCHEPHYFDWDLLRGNLRHLLSSGRPRVHEPAFDPDPDHYVTWEYARGYADGVHDTLAEGTDDDEEDPST